One genomic window of Thioclava sp. GXIMD4216 includes the following:
- the msrB gene encoding peptide-methionine (R)-S-oxide reductase MsrB, producing MSTEKTYAKSRDAIERLTPEQFRVTQQSGTERPGTGAYLHEKRRGLYVDVVSGEPLFASSSKYESGCGWPSFTRPLLADHITEIHDTSHGMIRTEVRSTYGDSHLGHVFPDGPREQGGLRYCINSASLRFVPLEEMEAEGYGDLIARID from the coding sequence ATGAGCACCGAAAAGACCTATGCCAAGTCGCGCGACGCGATCGAACGCCTGACGCCCGAGCAGTTCCGCGTGACCCAGCAATCGGGCACCGAACGCCCCGGCACGGGCGCGTATCTGCACGAGAAGCGCCGCGGCCTCTATGTGGATGTGGTCTCGGGCGAGCCGCTTTTCGCATCCTCGTCCAAGTATGAATCGGGGTGCGGCTGGCCCAGTTTTACCCGCCCGCTCCTTGCGGACCACATCACCGAGATCCATGATACCAGCCACGGCATGATCCGCACCGAGGTCCGCTCGACCTATGGGGACAGCCATCTGGGCCATGTCTTTCCCGACGGCCCGCGCGAGCAGGGGGGCTTGCGCTATTGCATCAACTCGGCCTCGCTGCGGTTTGTCCCGCTCGAGGAGATGGAGGCCGAAGGTTACGGCGATCTGATTGCCCGCATCGACTGA
- a CDS encoding aldo/keto reductase, whose protein sequence is MRKVKLGRTDIEVSEICLGSMTWGSQDSEENGHAQLDYALERGVDFIDTAEMYPVNPVSKDTVGRTEEIIGNWLARTGKRQDVILATKITGEGGAAREGAAITGPAIRACVEDSLRRLQSDYIDLYQFHWPNRGSYHFRKTWSFAPDRQPAKSGIRANMVECLETLGALVREGKLRAFGLSNESAWGTAQFLELAEAGHGPRVASIQNEYSLMCRYYDLDLAELGVQEDVTLLAYSPLAAGILSGQYSGGAVPAGSRMAANGNLGGRANPRAFEIADLYVRIARDHGLDPITMAIAFTLDRPFPCLPIIGGRSVAQIGASIDAAGLVLSADVKEAIAKVHHDHPMPF, encoded by the coding sequence ATGCGTAAAGTAAAGCTTGGCCGGACCGATATCGAGGTGAGCGAGATCTGCCTCGGGTCGATGACATGGGGCTCGCAGGACAGCGAGGAAAACGGTCATGCCCAGCTCGATTATGCTTTGGAGCGCGGCGTGGATTTCATTGACACCGCCGAGATGTATCCGGTCAATCCTGTGTCGAAGGACACGGTGGGCCGCACCGAAGAGATCATCGGGAACTGGCTGGCCCGAACCGGCAAGCGGCAGGATGTCATTCTGGCGACCAAGATCACCGGCGAGGGCGGTGCCGCGCGCGAGGGGGCGGCGATTACCGGACCGGCCATCCGCGCCTGTGTCGAGGACAGCCTGCGCCGCCTGCAAAGCGATTATATCGACCTCTACCAGTTCCACTGGCCCAATCGCGGCAGCTACCATTTCCGCAAGACATGGAGCTTTGCACCCGACCGGCAGCCCGCGAAATCGGGGATCCGCGCCAATATGGTCGAGTGTCTCGAAACGCTAGGGGCGTTGGTCAGGGAGGGCAAGCTGCGCGCGTTCGGTCTGTCCAATGAAAGCGCATGGGGCACGGCGCAGTTTCTGGAACTGGCCGAGGCGGGGCACGGCCCGCGCGTGGCCTCGATCCAGAACGAATATTCGCTGATGTGCCGCTATTACGATCTCGATCTGGCCGAACTGGGTGTGCAGGAGGATGTCACGCTTCTGGCCTATTCGCCGCTCGCCGCCGGTATCCTGTCGGGGCAGTATTCGGGCGGGGCTGTGCCTGCGGGGTCGCGGATGGCGGCCAATGGCAATCTGGGCGGACGGGCCAATCCGCGCGCCTTCGAGATTGCCGATCTGTATGTGAGGATTGCCCGCGATCACGGGCTGGACCCGATCACGATGGCCATCGCCTTCACGCTGGATCGCCCCTTCCCCTGCCTGCCGATCATTGGCGGGCGCTCGGTGGCGCAGATCGGGGCGTCGATCGATGCGGCGGGGCTGGTGCTGTCGGCTGACGTCAAAGAGGCGATCGCCAAGGTGCATCATGATCACCCGATGCCCTTTTAA